The following are encoded together in the Bos mutus isolate GX-2022 chromosome 3, NWIPB_WYAK_1.1, whole genome shotgun sequence genome:
- the DNALI1 gene encoding axonemal dynein light intermediate polypeptide 1 — protein MIPPADSLLKYDTPVLVSRNTEKRSPKARPLKVSPQQPGPSGPVPQPPKTKLPSTSCVPDPTKQAEEILNAILPPREWVEDTQLWIQQVSSTPSTRMDVVHLQEQLDLKLQQRQARETGICPVRRELYSQCFDELIREVTINCAERGLLLLRVRDEIRMTIAAYQTLYESSVAFGMRKALQAEQGKSDMERKIAELETEKRDLERQVNEQKAKCEAVEKRESERRQVEEKKHNEEIQFLKRTNQQLKAQLEGIIAPKK, from the exons ATGATTCCCCCAGCGGACTCTCTGCTTAAGTATGACACCCCGGTGTTGGTGAGCCGGAACACTGAGAAACGGAGCCCCAAA GCTCGGCCGCTGAAAGTCAGCCCCCAGCAGCCTGGACCCTCAGGTCCCGTCCCACAGCCACCCAAGACCAAGCTCCCCTCAACTTCCTGTGTCCCAGATCCTacaaagcaagcagaagaaatCTTGAATGCCATCCTGCCCCCAAG GGAGTGGGTGGAGGACACGCAGCTATGGATCCAGCAGGTGTCCAGCACGCCCAGCACCAGGATGGACGTGGTGCACCTCCAGGAGCAGCTGGACCTGAAGCTGCAGCAGCGGCAGGCCCGGGAGACCGGCATCTGCCCAGTGCGCCGGGAGCTGTACTCGCAGTGTTTCG ATGAGCTGATCCGCGAGGTCACCATCAACTGTGCAGAgcgggggctgctgctgctgcgggtGCGGGACGAGATCCGCATGACCATCGCCGCCTACCAGACCCTGTATGAGAGCAGCGTGGCGTTCGGCATGAGGAAGGCACTGCAGGCCGAGCAGGGGAAGTCAGACATGGAGAGGAAA ATTGCAGAGTTAGAAACGGAAAAGCGAGATCTGGAGAGGCAAGTGAACGAGCAGAAGGCAAAATGTGAGGCCGTTGAGAAGCGGGAGAGCGAGAGGAGACAGGTGGAGGAGAAGAAGCACAACGAGGAGATACAGTTCCTGAAGCGGACGAATCAGCAGCTCAAG